The Gemmatimonadales bacterium genome has a segment encoding these proteins:
- a CDS encoding SDR family oxidoreductase → MGVVIDLAGKRAVVTGGARGIGKATAEMFRQAGAEVITVSRSTHGDLSDPCVSEKAAAAVAAPLHALVVNHGVWVPDAAALAQMPPSQWHSTIAQNLDSYFYVVRAFAPKLVDGASIVFVASTAAQRGEAFHADYAASKGAIVSLTKSLAVELAPSIRVNCVAPGWVDTEMAAQPYAGGGRARIEATIPLGRVASQEDVAGPILFLCSDLARHITGEILNVNGGSVLGG, encoded by the coding sequence GTGGGCGTGGTGATTGACCTGGCGGGGAAGCGCGCGGTCGTGACCGGCGGCGCCCGCGGCATCGGGAAGGCCACGGCCGAGATGTTCCGGCAGGCGGGTGCCGAGGTGATCACGGTGTCGCGCTCCACCCACGGCGACCTCTCCGATCCGTGCGTCTCCGAGAAGGCGGCGGCCGCGGTCGCGGCGCCGCTGCACGCCTTGGTGGTGAATCACGGCGTGTGGGTGCCGGACGCGGCGGCCCTGGCGCAGATGCCTCCCAGCCAGTGGCACTCCACTATCGCGCAGAACCTCGATTCGTACTTCTACGTGGTGCGCGCCTTCGCGCCGAAGCTGGTGGACGGCGCCTCGATCGTGTTCGTCGCGTCCACGGCCGCGCAGCGCGGCGAGGCCTTCCACGCCGACTACGCCGCCAGCAAGGGCGCCATCGTGTCGCTCACCAAGAGCCTCGCGGTGGAGCTGGCGCCGAGCATCCGAGTGAATTGTGTCGCCCCGGGATGGGTGGACACGGAGATGGCCGCCCAGCCGTACGCCGGCGGCGGCCGGGCCCGCATCGAGGCGACGATCCCGCTCGGCCGGGTGGCGTCGCAGGAGGATGTCGCTGGTCCCATCCTCTTCCTCTGTTCCGACCTCGCGCGCCACATCACGGGTGAGATACTCAACGTCAACGGCGGGAGCGTCCTGGGTGGCTGA
- a CDS encoding CCA tRNA nucleotidyltransferase, whose protein sequence is MAEVFPVERIPAEVGKIASRLRDSGFEVWYVGGAVRDVLLELLLGQSAARVGDFDIATSARPEQVQALFRRTVPVGIEHGTVAVLDQSGIAHEVTTFRKDVKTDGRHAEVEFGVTLEDDLARRDFTINAVAVHPWSGEIRDPFGGRDDLRARVVRAVGDPAMRFREDGLRVLRALRFAATLGFALDPATWDALVAAASDLAHLSRERVRDEWLKMLATSLPSVGVGLWRRAGVWREVWPELADFDARAEGTLDEIEPRDPVLLTAAALGYVVGGSDAAEAAVRRLRFSSGDVERVRWVVGGLAEPLPAPGATREVRRWLSRHRASARDVIAVSEPRARRADLLAAVEAVIASGDAIGIRDLAVTGDDLQAAGLAPGKAMGEVLRRLLDEVLDEPWRNTREHLLVRAKELS, encoded by the coding sequence GTGGCTGAGGTCTTCCCGGTAGAACGCATCCCCGCCGAGGTCGGCAAGATCGCGTCCCGTCTCAGGGACTCCGGCTTCGAGGTCTGGTACGTGGGCGGCGCGGTGCGTGACGTCCTCCTCGAGCTGCTGCTCGGCCAGTCCGCGGCGCGGGTCGGTGACTTCGACATCGCCACTTCGGCGCGGCCCGAGCAGGTGCAGGCGCTGTTCCGGCGCACCGTGCCGGTCGGCATCGAGCACGGCACCGTGGCGGTGCTGGACCAGAGCGGCATCGCCCACGAGGTCACGACGTTCCGCAAGGACGTGAAGACCGACGGGCGCCACGCCGAGGTGGAGTTCGGCGTGACGCTGGAGGACGACCTGGCCCGGCGTGACTTCACGATCAACGCCGTCGCGGTCCATCCCTGGAGCGGCGAGATCCGCGATCCGTTCGGCGGCCGGGACGACCTGCGCGCTCGCGTCGTCCGCGCGGTAGGCGACCCCGCAATGCGGTTCCGCGAGGATGGGCTGCGGGTGCTGCGGGCGCTCCGGTTCGCCGCGACGTTGGGGTTCGCGCTCGATCCCGCGACCTGGGATGCCCTCGTCGCTGCGGCGTCGGACCTGGCGCACCTCTCGCGCGAGCGGGTGCGGGACGAGTGGCTCAAGATGCTCGCGACCAGCTTGCCGTCGGTCGGGGTGGGCCTCTGGCGCCGGGCCGGAGTGTGGCGCGAAGTGTGGCCGGAGCTGGCGGATTTCGACGCGCGCGCCGAGGGAACGCTCGACGAGATCGAGCCTCGCGATCCGGTGCTGCTGACGGCGGCGGCGCTCGGGTACGTCGTGGGCGGCTCGGACGCGGCCGAGGCCGCGGTGCGGCGCCTGCGGTTCTCCAGCGGGGACGTGGAACGGGTTCGCTGGGTCGTCGGAGGCTTGGCGGAGCCGCTGCCGGCGCCCGGCGCTACCCGGGAGGTCCGCCGCTGGCTCTCGCGCCACCGCGCCAGCGCCCGGGACGTCATCGCCGTGTCCGAGCCACGCGCCCGTCGTGCCGACCTTCTGGCGGCCGTGGAGGCGGTGATCGCATCGGGTGACGCGATCGGCATCCGCGATCTGGCCGTCACCGGCGACGATCTCCAGGCGGCCGGGCTCGCACCGGGCAAAGCCATGGGCGAGGTGCTGCGCCGCCTTCTGGACGAAGTCCTCGACGAGCCGTGGCGCAACACCCGCGAGCACCTGCTCGTCCGCGCCAAGGAGTTGTCGTGA
- a CDS encoding ZIP family metal transporter — protein MPAVLFGVVAAAANLLGAVAVARSARMGLRVIEGFVAFAAGFMLALALVAAVPEALRRDAATAAPVILLGYLLVHLSQHTLTPHFHFGEETHVVSERASSAALVGLLLHTFFDGVAIASGFLVSASLGVLFFVAIFLHKIPEGVTVSSLVIASGGTARRGYFAAALLGGATILGVLVTAWAGVLQEYGLALSAGVTIYVGASNLVPEFQGKKGWMLPAAFFAGAGAFLLAHGLLERALGSGGDVTILVTSIGPMRSP, from the coding sequence ATGCCGGCCGTGCTGTTCGGGGTGGTGGCGGCGGCCGCGAACCTGCTCGGCGCTGTGGCCGTCGCGCGCAGCGCCCGCATGGGGCTTCGGGTGATCGAGGGGTTCGTCGCGTTCGCGGCGGGATTCATGCTCGCGCTCGCGCTCGTAGCGGCGGTGCCCGAGGCGCTGCGCCGGGATGCCGCGACGGCCGCGCCCGTTATCCTCCTCGGCTACCTGCTCGTGCACCTCTCCCAGCACACCCTCACGCCGCACTTCCACTTCGGCGAGGAGACGCACGTGGTCTCCGAGCGGGCGAGCAGCGCCGCGCTCGTCGGCCTGCTGTTGCACACCTTCTTCGACGGCGTCGCCATTGCGTCGGGGTTCCTCGTCAGCGCATCCCTCGGCGTGCTCTTCTTCGTCGCGATCTTCCTGCACAAGATTCCCGAGGGCGTCACGGTCTCGAGCCTGGTGATCGCATCCGGAGGCACCGCCCGGCGCGGCTACTTCGCGGCCGCGCTGCTCGGCGGCGCCACGATCCTCGGCGTCCTGGTCACGGCGTGGGCGGGGGTGCTCCAGGAGTACGGGCTCGCGCTCTCGGCGGGGGTGACGATCTACGTGGGCGCATCGAACCTCGTGCCCGAGTTCCAGGGAAAGAAGGGATGGATGCTCCCGGCGGCGTTCTTCGCCGGCGCGGGGGCGTTCCTCCTCGCCCACGGCCTCCTGGAGCGGGCCTTGGGATCAGGGGGCGATGTGACTATATTGGTCACGTCGATTGGACCAATGAGGTCACCATGA
- a CDS encoding type II toxin-antitoxin system prevent-host-death family antitoxin, which produces MKKYGKAKTRKVAKVSELKAGLSGYLAQVKRGEEVVITERGRTIAKLIPVPPAEDDEMERMRELERRGILTIPEHPGVPPEYWTLELPKDPEGLVLKALLEEREEGR; this is translated from the coding sequence ATGAAGAAGTACGGGAAGGCCAAGACCCGGAAGGTCGCGAAGGTGTCGGAGCTGAAGGCGGGGTTGAGCGGGTACCTGGCCCAGGTGAAGCGGGGCGAGGAGGTCGTCATCACTGAGCGCGGACGGACCATCGCGAAGCTCATTCCGGTCCCGCCGGCGGAGGACGATGAGATGGAGCGGATGAGGGAGCTGGAGCGTCGCGGCATTCTGACGATACCGGAGCACCCGGGCGTCCCGCCGGAGTACTGGACCCTTGAGCTGCCGAAGGATCCCGAGGGACTGGTACTCAAGGCCCTGCTGGAGGAACGGGAGGAGGGCCGGTGA
- a CDS encoding type II toxin-antitoxin system prevent-host-death family antitoxin, which produces MKKHGKAKNRKVAQVSELKAGLSGYLAQVKRGEEIIVTERGRTIAKIIPVPPPENDEEARMREAERQGRIIVRGSGRLPDSFFAWERPKVPEGAIERWIAWERYEDES; this is translated from the coding sequence ATGAAAAAGCACGGGAAGGCCAAGAACCGGAAGGTCGCGCAGGTGTCGGAGCTGAAGGCGGGGCTGAGCGGGTACCTGGCCCAGGTCAAGCGAGGGGAGGAGATCATCGTCACGGAGCGCGGGCGGACCATCGCGAAGATCATCCCGGTGCCGCCGCCCGAGAACGATGAGGAAGCCCGGATGCGCGAGGCGGAGCGCCAGGGCCGGATCATCGTGCGGGGGTCCGGTCGCCTCCCGGACAGCTTCTTCGCCTGGGAGCGCCCCAAGGTGCCGGAGGGGGCCATCGAGCGGTGGATCGCCTGGGAGCGCTACGAGGATGAGTCGTGA
- a CDS encoding type II toxin-antitoxin system VapC family toxin, with protein sequence MRFWDSSAIVATLVAQPGTEACLALAEADPAMVVWWGTVVECEAALGRLVRTGEVAEAAVSALRAGLAQMEWREVAPRQAIRDIAASVLRRHPLKAGDALQLAAALSWSAETAPDQPFVTLDRRLRKAALAEGFEVLPSL encoded by the coding sequence GTGAGGTTCTGGGATTCCTCGGCGATCGTGGCGACGCTCGTCGCTCAGCCCGGCACCGAAGCGTGTCTGGCCCTGGCAGAGGCTGACCCGGCAATGGTGGTGTGGTGGGGCACCGTGGTCGAGTGCGAGGCGGCCCTCGGACGCCTGGTACGAACGGGGGAGGTGGCCGAAGCGGCGGTGTCCGCCCTGCGGGCGGGGCTGGCGCAGATGGAATGGCGCGAGGTGGCCCCGCGGCAGGCGATTCGCGACATCGCGGCGTCCGTGTTGCGGCGCCATCCGCTCAAAGCCGGAGACGCACTCCAATTGGCTGCTGCTCTCTCGTGGAGCGCGGAAACGGCACCGGATCAGCCGTTCGTCACGCTGGATCGGCGCCTCCGGAAGGCGGCGCTCGCCGAGGGATTCGAGGTCCTGCCGTCCCTGTGA
- a CDS encoding replication-associated recombination protein A, whose product MTREPSLFAPPAGAQPLAARMRPRSLDEFLGQEQLLGPGKALGELIRRGEVGSMIFSGPPGSGKTTLAFLIAAYTEREFVPFSAVTEGVPRVRGIIKEAEDRLALNGRRTILFCDEIHRFNRAQQDAFLPHVERGTIALIGATTENPSFELTGALLSRTRVFVLEPLSEAHVRILVERAIADSERGLGKLGLTIDDEALALLGREADGDARRALSALEAAAEFVSGHGGTGAQAHAEATGGDRAAVPLCIRASDIADALQRRFARYDKGGEEHYNLISALHKAMRGSDPDGALYWLARMIDGGEDPLFIARRVVRAASEDVGLADPRALSVALAAKEALHFLGQPEGELALAEAVLYVTTAPKSNRVYEAWGAALAAAREHPAEGVPLHIRNAPTSLMKEQGYGKGYQYAHAAPEGYTPQEYLPEVLRGTRFYEPTGFGFEKEIAKRMAWWAELKSRAAAAQP is encoded by the coding sequence GTGACCCGCGAGCCCTCGCTGTTCGCCCCACCCGCGGGCGCGCAGCCCCTCGCAGCGCGCATGCGCCCCCGCTCGCTCGACGAGTTCCTCGGCCAGGAGCAGCTGCTGGGCCCCGGCAAGGCGCTCGGCGAGCTCATCCGCCGCGGGGAAGTGGGTTCGATGATCTTCTCGGGCCCGCCAGGCTCCGGAAAAACAACGCTCGCCTTCCTCATCGCCGCCTACACCGAACGCGAGTTCGTCCCGTTCAGCGCGGTGACCGAAGGTGTGCCGCGCGTCCGCGGGATCATCAAGGAAGCCGAGGACCGCCTCGCGCTCAACGGCCGCCGCACCATCCTCTTCTGTGACGAGATCCACCGGTTCAACCGCGCGCAACAGGACGCGTTCCTGCCGCACGTGGAGCGCGGGACCATCGCGCTCATCGGCGCCACGACGGAGAACCCGTCGTTCGAGCTCACCGGCGCGCTGCTCTCGCGGACGCGGGTGTTCGTGCTCGAGCCGCTCTCGGAAGCACACGTCAGGATCCTGGTCGAGCGTGCCATCGCGGACTCGGAGCGAGGGCTGGGCAAGCTGGGGCTCACGATCGATGACGAGGCGCTCGCGCTGCTTGGTCGCGAGGCGGATGGTGACGCGAGGCGCGCTCTCTCGGCGCTCGAGGCGGCGGCGGAATTCGTCAGCGGGCACGGGGGCACAGGCGCACAGGCGCACGCCGAGGCAACCGGGGGCGACCGTGCGGCTGTGCCCCTGTGCATCCGTGCGTCTGACATCGCCGATGCGCTCCAGAGGCGATTCGCGCGGTACGACAAGGGCGGGGAGGAGCACTACAACCTCATTTCGGCGCTCCACAAGGCGATGCGCGGGTCGGACCCGGACGGCGCGCTGTACTGGCTCGCCCGGATGATCGACGGTGGTGAGGACCCGCTCTTCATCGCCCGGCGGGTGGTGCGCGCCGCGTCCGAGGACGTCGGCCTCGCGGATCCGCGCGCCCTGAGCGTGGCGCTGGCGGCCAAGGAGGCGCTGCACTTCCTGGGGCAGCCGGAGGGGGAGCTGGCCTTGGCCGAGGCAGTGCTCTACGTGACGACCGCACCCAAGTCGAACCGGGTGTACGAGGCCTGGGGCGCGGCCCTGGCGGCCGCCAGGGAGCACCCGGCCGAAGGGGTCCCGCTTCACATCCGCAACGCGCCGACGTCCCTCATGAAGGAGCAGGGCTACGGCAAGGGCTACCAGTACGCCCACGCGGCGCCGGAGGGGTACACGCCGCAGGAATATCTCCCGGAGGTGCTGCGCGGGACGCGGTTCTACGAGCCCACCGGGTTCGGGTTCGAGAAAGAGATCGCGAAGCGAATGGCGTGGTGGGCTGAGTTGAAATCGCGGGCCGCCGCGGCCCAACCCTGA
- a CDS encoding putative toxin-antitoxin system toxin component, PIN family — protein MPESLLRAVLDTNVLVSALLAQRAARTTPPLQCLKLAARGAFRLVTSPPIVAELVRALAYPKLQIPPDAAYAFTGLVVSLTEPDGLVRIKGRLSVLRRDPADNAVLETALAGRAACLVTGNLRHFDELGADPERRLRGLRIVSPREFVQTLGG, from the coding sequence GTGCCTGAGTCGCTCCTCCGGGCGGTCCTCGACACCAACGTGCTGGTCTCGGCGCTGCTGGCCCAGCGCGCCGCCCGGACTACCCCGCCCCTCCAGTGCCTGAAACTCGCCGCGCGCGGCGCCTTCAGGCTGGTCACGAGCCCCCCGATCGTCGCCGAGCTCGTACGCGCGCTCGCCTACCCCAAGCTCCAGATCCCACCCGACGCCGCCTACGCCTTCACCGGCCTGGTGGTCTCCCTCACGGAGCCCGACGGTCTGGTGCGCATCAAGGGGCGCCTCAGCGTCCTCAGGCGCGACCCAGCTGACAACGCCGTGCTCGAGACCGCGCTCGCGGGCCGCGCCGCGTGCCTCGTCACGGGCAACCTCAGGCACTTCGACGAGCTGGGTGCCGACCCGGAGCGCCGGCTCCGCGGCCTTCGCATCGTGAGCCCGCGGGAGTTCGTTCAGACCCTCGGCGGCTAG
- a CDS encoding nucleotidyltransferase domain-containing protein, producing the protein MNPVEEAVPDRFTMRRLHVVDPVSRARVAATLADGLSGESDVAFAFLYGSFVDSEAFHDIDVGVYLRSGQSGLLYGALLSQRLSERVGFPVDARVLNGAPVSFLYHVMRGRVVLSRDDALLGDVMERTMQRYLDIAPLLRRSAREAFAT; encoded by the coding sequence GTGAATCCGGTCGAGGAGGCCGTGCCGGACCGGTTCACGATGAGACGGCTCCACGTGGTGGACCCCGTCTCGCGGGCGCGCGTCGCCGCGACGCTGGCGGACGGGTTGTCGGGCGAGTCCGACGTGGCCTTTGCGTTCCTGTACGGGTCCTTCGTGGATTCGGAGGCGTTCCACGACATCGACGTCGGGGTCTATCTCCGCTCCGGGCAGTCCGGGCTTCTCTATGGCGCGCTGCTCTCCCAGCGTCTGAGCGAGCGGGTGGGCTTTCCGGTGGATGCCCGCGTCCTGAATGGGGCCCCGGTGTCTTTCCTGTACCACGTGATGCGGGGGCGGGTCGTCCTGAGCCGCGACGATGCGCTCTTGGGAGACGTGATGGAGCGCACCATGCAGCGCTATCTGGACATCGCCCCGCTGCTGCGGCGCAGCGCCAGGGAGGCGTTCGCAACGTGA
- a CDS encoding DUF5615 family PIN-like protein, translating into MRILLDENMDRRVAAALANRGIDVVHVLDIGLAGASDVAVFDWAIGQDRVIVTRDYPDFSHLASVAQRVGRSFPGVLLVSRALRPGNVGAIATGVERFARGSRVLAPGTVAWVTAGEG; encoded by the coding sequence TTGCGGATCCTGCTCGACGAGAACATGGATCGGCGGGTCGCGGCGGCGCTTGCCAACCGTGGGATTGATGTGGTGCACGTCCTGGACATCGGTCTTGCGGGCGCGTCGGACGTGGCCGTGTTCGACTGGGCGATCGGGCAGGACAGGGTGATTGTGACGCGCGACTACCCGGACTTCAGCCATCTCGCGAGTGTCGCCCAGCGGGTGGGGCGGTCGTTTCCGGGGGTGCTGTTAGTGTCGCGCGCGCTCAGGCCGGGAAACGTTGGAGCAATCGCCACGGGGGTCGAGCGGTTCGCGCGGGGCAGCAGGGTGCTCGCCCCCGGAACGGTGGCGTGGGTGACAGCGGGCGAGGGATAG
- a CDS encoding nucleotidyltransferase domain-containing protein has protein sequence MRIESERLIKQADRDLENAGKNVGIEALEVAGVYLFGSLAEGRAVPGSDADVLVLLATGREP, from the coding sequence ATGCGGATCGAGTCTGAGCGCCTGATCAAACAGGCCGATCGAGACCTAGAGAACGCCGGAAAGAACGTGGGCATCGAGGCGTTAGAGGTCGCCGGTGTGTACCTGTTCGGGTCGCTGGCCGAGGGTCGCGCGGTACCAGGGAGCGACGCCGACGTGCTGGTGCTCTTAGCGACG